The Lolium perenne isolate Kyuss_39 chromosome 6, Kyuss_2.0, whole genome shotgun sequence genome segment AATTGAAAAGGGGCCTGTGAGAGAATTGGGTCTCGAATTCCGTGAGGATGACCTTGGCAGACATTTTTCATATGCTTACTACTCCAGAAATTTAGCTAATTCTGAGGTTACCGACAGAAAGTGGTTGGTTTACTCCAAATAGGTGGACAAAGTTTATTGTTTTTGCTGCAAGTTGTTCAAAtcaagtcacagcagatcttcgctAGCGTCTAATGGTATGAGCGACTGGAAGCGTCTGAGTGGAAGACTCAAAGCACATGAGAGTAGTTCTGAGCACTTGACAAACATGAACACATGGAACGAAGTAAAAGGAAGAAGCATTTTGATgaaataaatgatgaagatgatgaactACAACTATCAGCTACTGAATCCTTCAAGGTTACCTACTTTCTTGTCGTTGTAGACACGGCAATTGCTTCATTGAATGATCAATTTGTGCAGCTAAAGGAGTTTGAAAAGGTGTTTGGATTCTTATTCAACTTAAAGAAGCTGAAGTCCTTGGATGAGAGTAGTCTACGGAAATCTTGCActgattttgcaaaaacttttactCATGAAGAGTCGCATGATGTTGACCTTGATGATTTTTTCTCTGAGCTAAAAGTATCGCAAGTAACTTTGCCAAATGATTTGATGTCAGCGCCAAAGATTCTTCAGTTCGTTACAGCGGTAGATTGCTACCCGAATGTATCAGTTGCTTATCGGATCCTCTTAACTATACCTGTGACCGTAGCGTCAGCTGAAAGAAGATTCTCTAAACTGAAACTACTAAAGAATTGTTTGAGGTCAACTATGTTGCAAGACAGATTGAATGGCTTGGCTACATGTTGTATTGAGAAGGATATCTTGGACAACATCGATCTTGAAGTGGTCCTCAATGATTTTGCATCAAGAAATGCTCGAAGAAGTTTTTTTGTGAAGCACTGAAGCATTATTGTTGATGGAGTAATAAAACTAGCAAGAAATACTACTACTTATATTTTGCTACTCCTTTTGTCTTCCTGTCATTATTTATAGAAACTCATACTATGAATGCATCGATGAATGTTAATTTTAATATTTTGCTAGTAAAACTAGACACATATATTTGTATATACGGACATACATATTAGTTTTAGGGGCCACTTTCATCAGCTTGCCCAAAGGCCACAGAAAATATAGAGCCGGCGCTGCTTGTGGTGCA includes the following:
- the LOC127326532 gene encoding uncharacterized protein — encoded protein: MERSKRKKHFDEINDEDDELQLSATESFKVTYFLVVVDTAIASLNDQFVQLKEFEKVFGFLFNLKKLKSLDESSLRKSCTDFAKTFTHEESHDVDLDDFFSELKVSQVTLPNDLMSAPKILQFVTAVDCYPNVSVAYRILLTIPVTVASAERRFSKLKLLKNCLRSTMLQDRLNGLATCCIEKDILDNIDLEVVLNDFASRNARRSFFVKH